In Stenotrophomonas sp. ESTM1D_MKCIP4_1, a single genomic region encodes these proteins:
- a CDS encoding multidrug efflux RND transporter permease subunit: MDFSRFFIDRPIFAAVLSIVIFAAGLISIPILPIGEYPEVVPPSVVVRTVYPGANPKVIAETVATPLEEAINGVEGMMYLKSVAGSDGVLQMTVTFRPGTDPDAAAVKVQNRVAQAQARLPEDVRRQGVTTQKQSPTFLMVVHLTSPNGKYDTLYLRNYARLHVKDALARIPGVGDAQIFGGGDYAMRAWLDPDKVASRGLTASDVVAAMREQNVQVSAGQLGAEPLPNSQFLTLINAQGRLKTEKEFGDIVLKSGTDGEIVRLSDVARLELGAGDYTLRSQLDGKNAVGIGIFQAPGANALEIRDAVIGTMDEMQKSMPADVKYEAVYDTTIFVRDSIKAVVSTLLEAIALVVLVVILFLQTWRASIIPLIAVPVSVVGTFAALYLLGFSINTLSLFGLVLAIGIVVDDAIVVVENVERNIEEGLSPTAAAHQAMREVSGPIVAIALVLCAVFVPMAFLSGVTGQFYKQFAVTIAISTVISAINSLTLSPALAARLLKPHDAAKDAPTRIIDRLFGWVFRPFNRFFKSSSEKYERSVSKILGRRGAVFVVYAILLVGTGVIFKLVPPGFIPTQDKLYLIAGVKLPEGSSIARTDEMLRKVAKIAQETDGVAHTISFPGLNALQFTNTPNTGVAFIPLKPFNERHGRTAAQINAEINQKIAGLQEGFAFAMMPPPILGLGNGNGYQMFIEDRGNLGYGALQNAVQAMQGTVAQTPGMAFPISSYQANVPQLDAEVDRVKAKAQGVQLTELFDTLQTYLGSAYVNDFNQFGRTWQVIAQADGPFRESVEDIGKLRTRNDRGEMVPIGSMVTIKQTFGPDPVLRFNGYPAADLAGEADPRVMSSAEAMNKLTEIADKVLPVGMTTEWTDLSYQQATQGKAAFIVFPVAIMLAFLVLAALYESWSLPLAVILIVPMTLLSALFGVWLTGGDNNVFVQVGLVVLMGLACKNAILIVEFARELEMGGKGIVESALEACRLRLRPIVMTSIAFIAGTVPLVLSHGAGAEVRSVTGITVFAGMLGVTLFGLFLTPVFYVALRKFVTRNGGGQLVQHGEPTIHH, translated from the coding sequence ATGGACTTTTCCCGTTTCTTCATCGACAGGCCGATCTTCGCGGCGGTGCTGTCGATCGTGATCTTCGCCGCTGGCCTGATCTCGATTCCGATCCTGCCGATCGGCGAGTACCCCGAAGTGGTGCCGCCGTCGGTGGTCGTGCGCACGGTCTATCCGGGCGCCAACCCCAAGGTCATCGCTGAAACCGTGGCCACCCCGCTGGAAGAGGCGATCAACGGCGTCGAGGGCATGATGTACCTCAAGTCGGTGGCCGGCTCCGATGGCGTGCTGCAGATGACCGTCACCTTCCGCCCGGGCACCGACCCGGATGCGGCGGCGGTGAAGGTGCAGAACCGCGTGGCGCAGGCGCAGGCGCGTCTGCCCGAGGACGTGCGCCGGCAGGGTGTGACCACCCAGAAGCAGTCGCCGACGTTCCTGATGGTGGTGCACCTGACCTCGCCCAATGGCAAGTACGACACCCTGTACCTGCGCAACTACGCCCGCCTGCACGTCAAGGACGCACTGGCCCGCATCCCGGGCGTGGGCGATGCGCAGATCTTCGGTGGCGGTGACTACGCCATGCGCGCCTGGCTGGACCCGGACAAGGTCGCTTCGCGCGGCCTGACCGCCAGCGATGTGGTGGCCGCCATGCGCGAGCAGAACGTGCAGGTTTCGGCCGGCCAGCTCGGCGCCGAACCGCTGCCCAACAGCCAGTTCCTCACCCTGATCAATGCGCAGGGCCGCCTGAAGACCGAAAAGGAATTCGGCGACATCGTGCTCAAGAGCGGCACCGATGGCGAGATCGTGCGCCTGTCCGACGTTGCCCGCCTGGAACTGGGTGCCGGCGACTACACCCTGCGTTCTCAGCTGGATGGCAAGAACGCGGTGGGCATCGGCATCTTCCAGGCACCGGGTGCCAACGCGCTGGAAATCCGTGATGCGGTCATCGGCACCATGGATGAGATGCAGAAGAGCATGCCGGCCGATGTGAAGTACGAAGCGGTGTATGACACCACCATCTTCGTGCGCGATTCGATCAAGGCCGTGGTGTCCACCCTGCTGGAAGCCATCGCGCTGGTGGTGCTGGTGGTGATCCTGTTCCTGCAGACCTGGCGTGCCTCGATCATTCCGCTGATCGCCGTGCCGGTGTCGGTGGTGGGTACCTTTGCCGCGCTGTACCTGCTGGGCTTCTCGATCAACACGCTGAGCCTGTTCGGCCTGGTGCTGGCGATCGGCATCGTGGTCGACGATGCGATCGTGGTCGTGGAAAACGTTGAACGCAACATCGAGGAAGGGCTGTCGCCCACCGCCGCGGCCCACCAGGCCATGCGCGAAGTGTCCGGCCCGATCGTGGCGATCGCGCTGGTGCTGTGCGCCGTGTTCGTGCCGATGGCCTTCCTGTCCGGTGTCACCGGTCAGTTCTACAAGCAGTTCGCTGTCACCATCGCCATCTCCACGGTGATCTCGGCCATCAACTCGCTGACCCTGTCGCCGGCCCTGGCCGCGCGCCTGCTGAAGCCGCATGACGCCGCCAAGGATGCGCCGACGCGCATCATCGACCGCCTGTTCGGCTGGGTGTTCCGTCCGTTCAACCGCTTCTTCAAGTCGAGCTCGGAGAAGTACGAGCGCAGCGTTTCAAAGATCCTCGGCCGTCGCGGTGCGGTGTTCGTGGTCTACGCGATCCTGCTGGTCGGTACCGGTGTGATCTTCAAGCTGGTGCCGCCGGGCTTCATTCCGACCCAGGACAAGCTGTACCTGATTGCCGGTGTGAAGCTGCCGGAAGGTTCGTCGATCGCGCGTACCGATGAAATGCTGCGCAAGGTCGCCAAGATCGCCCAGGAAACCGATGGCGTTGCCCACACCATCTCGTTCCCCGGCCTGAACGCGCTGCAGTTCACCAACACGCCCAACACGGGTGTGGCGTTCATTCCGCTCAAGCCGTTCAACGAGCGTCATGGCCGTACAGCTGCGCAGATCAATGCCGAGATCAACCAGAAGATTGCCGGACTGCAGGAGGGCTTCGCCTTCGCAATGATGCCGCCGCCGATCCTCGGCCTGGGCAACGGCAACGGCTACCAGATGTTCATCGAAGACCGTGGCAACCTGGGCTATGGCGCGCTGCAGAATGCCGTGCAGGCGATGCAGGGCACCGTCGCGCAGACCCCGGGCATGGCCTTCCCGATTTCCAGCTACCAGGCCAACGTGCCGCAGCTGGATGCGGAAGTGGATCGCGTGAAAGCAAAGGCCCAGGGCGTGCAGCTCACCGAGCTGTTCGACACCCTGCAGACCTACCTGGGTTCGGCCTACGTCAACGACTTCAACCAGTTCGGTCGTACCTGGCAGGTGATCGCCCAGGCCGACGGTCCGTTCCGTGAGAGCGTGGAAGACATCGGCAAGCTGCGTACCCGCAATGATCGCGGCGAGATGGTGCCGATCGGCTCGATGGTCACCATCAAGCAGACCTTCGGCCCGGACCCGGTGCTGCGCTTCAATGGCTACCCGGCCGCCGATCTGGCCGGTGAAGCCGACCCGCGCGTGATGTCTTCGGCCGAGGCGATGAACAAGCTGACCGAGATTGCCGACAAGGTGCTGCCGGTGGGCATGACCACTGAATGGACCGACCTGAGCTACCAGCAGGCGACCCAGGGCAAGGCGGCCTTCATCGTGTTCCCGGTGGCGATCATGCTGGCCTTCCTGGTGCTGGCGGCGCTGTATGAAAGCTGGTCGCTGCCGCTGGCGGTGATCCTGATCGTACCGATGACCCTGCTGTCGGCCCTGTTCGGCGTGTGGCTGACCGGCGGTGACAACAACGTGTTCGTGCAGGTCGGCCTGGTGGTGCTGATGGGCCTGGCGTGCAAGAACGCGATCCTGATCGTCGAATTTGCCCGTGAACTGGAAATGGGCGGCAAGGGCATCGTTGAATCCGCGCTGGAAGCCTGCCGCCTGCGCCTGCGCCCGATCGTGATGACCTCCATCGCGTTCATCGCCGGCACCGTGCCGCTGGTGCTGTCCCATGGTGCAGGCGCCGAAGTGCGCTCTGTCACCGGCATCACGGTGTTTGCCGGCATGCTGGGCGTGACCCTGTTCGGTCTGTTCCTGACCCCGGTGTTCTACGTGGCCCTGCGCAAGTTCGTCACCCGCAACGGCGGTGGCCAGCTGGTGCAGCACGGCGAGCCGACCATCCACCACTGA
- a CDS encoding SDR family oxidoreductase, which yields MNTHQNKIALVTGATRGIGLETVRQLAQAGVHTLLAGRKRETAVEQALLLQGEGLPVEAIQLDVTDAASIAEAVEQVRQRHGRLDILVNNAGIMIENPAQAPSEQSLETWHRTFDTNVYALVAVTQAFLPLVKQAKSGRIVNVSSMLGSQTLHADPDSGIYDFKIPAYNASKAAVNSWTLSLAYELRNTPIKVNTVHPGYVKTDMNGGNGEIEISEGARSSVEMALIGEAGASGSFTYLGEVLPW from the coding sequence ATGAACACCCATCAGAACAAGATCGCGCTGGTCACCGGCGCTACCCGTGGCATCGGCCTGGAAACCGTGCGCCAGCTCGCCCAGGCCGGGGTGCACACCCTGCTGGCCGGCCGCAAGCGCGAGACCGCCGTGGAGCAGGCGCTGCTGCTGCAGGGCGAAGGCCTGCCGGTGGAAGCCATCCAGCTCGACGTCACCGATGCGGCCAGCATTGCCGAAGCGGTCGAGCAGGTGCGCCAGCGCCACGGCCGCCTGGACATCCTGGTCAACAACGCCGGCATCATGATCGAGAACCCGGCGCAGGCGCCGTCCGAGCAGTCGCTGGAGACGTGGCATCGCACCTTCGACACCAACGTGTACGCGCTGGTGGCGGTCACCCAGGCCTTCCTGCCGCTGGTGAAGCAGGCCAAGTCCGGCCGCATCGTCAACGTGTCCAGCATGCTGGGCTCGCAGACCCTGCACGCCGATCCGGACTCGGGCATCTACGATTTCAAGATTCCGGCCTACAACGCCTCCAAGGCGGCCGTGAACAGCTGGACCCTGAGCCTGGCCTATGAACTGCGCAACACCCCGATCAAGGTCAACACCGTGCACCCCGGCTACGTGAAGACCGACATGAACGGCGGCAACGGCGAAATCGAAATCAGCGAAGGCGCGCGTTCCAGCGTGGAAATGGCGCTGATCGGCGAAGCCGGTGCCAGTGGCAGCTTCACCTACCTGGGCGAGGTGCTGCCATGGTGA
- a CDS encoding efflux transporter outer membrane subunit codes for MVIRTLAMAISSLVLAGCVTVGPNYRAPAQEPVALQGAQQAVFSTASPVASWWAQFDDPVLEELVHGALSDNLDLRVAVARVSQARAVFVESRFDQAPHITADGSYDRRKQPDPQLGGQRVFSESYQLGFDAGWELDLFGRKRRAAEAARADLGAEQANLADAQVLVAAEVARNYFELRGTQKRIAVAQHTLENLRDTQKLTEARWELGAGSELDVQSSRARLKAIEADIPLLEVSEAQSRNRLAVLLGQRPEVLTAMLAPHDVPAFAKALPLGDTRELLRQRADVRVAERRLAAATARVGVATADLFPRLSLSGFVGFLGGDASGLVNGNNKAWSLTPSLSWAAFDFGSVRARLRASKAEAEGVAAQYEQAVLLALEDTENALTRYAKQQARLAIVVEQAQAARRAESLAQIRFREGSEDFLTLLDAQRTQLAADDALAAAEAEVNVSVVGVYKALGGWGQSPQAPSVAVAR; via the coding sequence ATGGTGATCCGCACGTTGGCGATGGCCATCTCCAGTCTGGTGCTGGCAGGGTGTGTCACCGTCGGCCCCAACTACAGGGCCCCGGCGCAGGAGCCGGTGGCCCTGCAGGGCGCACAGCAGGCGGTGTTCAGCACCGCTTCGCCGGTCGCCAGCTGGTGGGCACAGTTTGATGATCCGGTGCTGGAAGAACTGGTGCACGGCGCGCTGTCGGACAACCTGGACCTGCGCGTGGCCGTGGCCCGCGTCAGCCAGGCCCGCGCGGTGTTTGTTGAAAGCCGCTTCGACCAGGCGCCGCACATCACTGCTGACGGCAGCTACGACCGCCGCAAGCAACCCGATCCGCAGCTGGGTGGGCAGCGGGTGTTCAGTGAAAGCTACCAGCTCGGCTTCGATGCCGGCTGGGAGCTGGATCTGTTCGGCCGCAAGCGCCGCGCTGCAGAAGCCGCACGTGCCGACCTCGGCGCCGAGCAGGCCAACCTGGCCGACGCGCAGGTGCTGGTTGCCGCCGAAGTGGCGCGCAACTACTTCGAGCTGCGCGGCACGCAGAAGCGCATCGCGGTGGCCCAGCACACGCTGGAAAACCTGCGCGATACGCAGAAGCTGACCGAGGCACGCTGGGAACTGGGTGCCGGCAGCGAACTGGATGTGCAGAGCAGCCGCGCCCGCTTGAAGGCGATCGAGGCCGACATCCCGTTGCTGGAAGTGTCCGAGGCGCAGTCGCGCAATCGTCTGGCGGTGCTGCTGGGCCAGCGCCCGGAAGTGCTGACCGCGATGCTTGCCCCGCACGACGTGCCGGCCTTTGCCAAGGCGCTGCCGCTGGGTGACACCCGCGAACTGCTGCGCCAGCGTGCCGATGTGCGCGTGGCCGAACGCCGCCTGGCGGCCGCCACCGCGCGTGTGGGCGTGGCCACCGCCGATCTGTTCCCGCGGCTGTCGCTGTCCGGCTTCGTCGGTTTCCTCGGCGGCGATGCCAGCGGCCTGGTCAACGGCAACAACAAGGCGTGGTCACTGACCCCGTCGCTGAGCTGGGCGGCGTTCGATTTCGGCAGCGTGCGAGCACGCCTGCGTGCCAGCAAGGCCGAAGCCGAAGGCGTGGCCGCGCAGTACGAGCAGGCGGTACTGCTGGCGCTGGAAGACACCGAAAACGCGCTGACCCGCTACGCCAAGCAGCAGGCGCGGCTGGCCATCGTGGTCGAGCAGGCGCAGGCGGCGCGGCGTGCTGAATCGCTGGCGCAGATCCGCTTCCGCGAGGGTTCGGAAGACTTCCTGACCCTGCTGGATGCGCAGCGCACGCAGCTGGCGGCTGACGACGCACTGGCCGCGGCCGAGGCTGAGGTCAATGTCAGCGTGGTCGGTGTGTACAAGGCACTGGGCGGCTGGGGCCAGTCGCCGCAGGCGCCGAGCGTGGCGGTCGCGCGCTGA
- a CDS encoding endonuclease/exonuclease/phosphatase family protein: protein MFSRLRRPALCALLALALPAAAWAAQPPASLKVMSFNVRTPADTEPGKRWDDRRDAMVKVILDAHPAVIGTQEMVQEQATYLAAHLPGYRWFGEGRRGGEGDEHMGVFYDTKVLAIEDSGNFWLSDTPDVPGSITWGNLYPRMVTWALFRRLDDGRRFYFMDTHLPYRDEDEPRRIKGAELIAKRLDALPADLPVVLTGDFNTEPGSETYKAFTRVLQDTRTQVKTPKGPRETFHDFTGKATVQLDWVLVRGFKARSFTTDDRRIGGVLPSDHFPLVVELDWPRP, encoded by the coding sequence ATGTTCTCGCGTCTTCGCCGGCCCGCACTCTGCGCGCTGCTGGCCCTTGCTCTGCCCGCTGCTGCCTGGGCAGCCCAACCCCCCGCTTCGTTGAAGGTGATGTCCTTCAACGTGCGCACCCCGGCCGATACCGAACCCGGCAAGCGCTGGGACGATCGTCGCGACGCGATGGTCAAGGTCATCCTGGATGCGCACCCGGCCGTGATCGGCACGCAGGAGATGGTGCAGGAACAGGCGACCTATCTGGCCGCCCATCTGCCCGGCTACCGCTGGTTCGGCGAGGGCCGTCGCGGTGGCGAGGGCGATGAGCACATGGGCGTGTTCTACGACACCAAGGTGCTGGCCATCGAGGACTCCGGCAACTTCTGGCTGTCCGACACCCCGGACGTGCCGGGCAGCATCACCTGGGGCAACCTGTACCCGCGCATGGTCACCTGGGCGTTGTTCCGCCGCCTGGACGATGGCCGCCGCTTCTACTTCATGGACACCCACCTGCCCTACCGCGATGAAGACGAGCCGCGCCGGATCAAGGGCGCCGAACTCATCGCCAAGCGCCTGGACGCATTGCCCGCCGACCTGCCGGTGGTGCTGACCGGCGACTTCAATACCGAACCGGGCAGCGAGACCTACAAAGCCTTTACCCGCGTACTGCAGGACACCCGTACCCAGGTGAAGACGCCGAAGGGCCCGCGCGAAACGTTCCACGATTTCACCGGCAAGGCCACCGTGCAGCTGGACTGGGTACTGGTGCGCGGTTTCAAGGCCCGCAGCTTCACCACCGATGACCGCCGGATCGGCGGCGTGCTGCCCTCCGATCACTTCCCGCTGGTGGTCGAGCTGGACTGGCCCAGACCCTGA
- a CDS encoding TonB-dependent receptor, with protein MLRYSRLTVAISLLVGAQAHAEQAPSVPQTLDKVIVTASRTGQDAATAPQTVVVIDKGQIEQQLRLSSNSSDVLSSLLPSYTPSRGKMNGSGETLRGRTPLILVDGIPQSNPLRPTGREAHTIDYALVERIEVIQGANAMNGLGATGGTINLITRRPEPGAVNQHVGVQTTLPTSEVRGETAGYRADYRISGSKGKWDYLLGAGYEDQGLWVDGEGTPIGVDVTQGDLMSTRAYDLHAKLGYWIDDNQELQFSSNRYRIKSKADYLPVAGNRNLGIPTTSIRGTPPGTPAWNDAWTTGLSYTHHDLAGMELKAMVFNQEFEGLFGADNSSTFQDPLIAPVGTLYDQSRSTASKWGSKTSLGRDDLLGGDLKITAGVDTLRDSGKQDLYGTGRTYVPDSRYSSVAGFVQADYKLLPQLTVQGGWRREEADLRIDSYTTLYRYNRVAVQGGKLKFQQNLRNIGLVYAPTERFNTFASYSEGFGMPDVGRVLRSINTPGTDVESLRSLQPLLTRNSEIGVRYRSPSWEAEASAFQSRSEYGTRVIAVDGAFQLAREKTAIEGLDASVRYRLNDAHRLGLSYAWTRGRYDSNADGRLDARLDGLNIAPNRVIATWSAQWTPELSSFLQGQYAFSRNFDEAAKEFSGYALFDLGVDYRLARGKVNLGIANLLDRQYITYYSQSALIEPARYFAGRGRTVTVGYSLDF; from the coding sequence GTGCTGAGATATTCGCGGCTGACGGTCGCCATTTCGTTGCTGGTCGGCGCCCAGGCCCACGCCGAGCAGGCGCCATCGGTGCCACAGACGCTGGACAAGGTCATCGTGACTGCATCGCGCACCGGCCAGGATGCGGCCACCGCGCCGCAGACGGTGGTGGTCATCGACAAGGGGCAGATCGAGCAGCAGCTGCGCCTCAGCAGCAATTCTTCCGATGTGCTGTCCAGCCTGCTGCCGTCGTACACGCCCAGCCGCGGCAAGATGAACGGCAGCGGCGAAACCCTGCGCGGGCGCACGCCGCTGATCCTGGTGGACGGCATTCCGCAATCGAACCCGCTGCGACCGACCGGCCGCGAAGCGCACACGATCGACTATGCGCTGGTCGAGCGCATCGAGGTGATCCAGGGCGCCAACGCCATGAACGGCCTCGGCGCGACTGGCGGCACCATCAACCTCATCACCCGGCGCCCGGAACCGGGTGCGGTCAACCAGCACGTGGGCGTGCAGACCACGCTGCCCACGTCTGAAGTGCGCGGTGAAACGGCCGGCTACCGCGCCGATTACCGCATCAGCGGCAGCAAGGGAAAGTGGGACTATCTGCTGGGTGCAGGCTATGAAGACCAGGGGCTGTGGGTGGACGGCGAGGGCACGCCGATCGGCGTGGACGTTACCCAGGGCGACCTGATGTCCACCCGCGCCTACGATCTGCACGCCAAGCTGGGTTACTGGATCGACGACAACCAGGAGCTGCAGTTCAGCAGCAACCGCTACCGCATCAAGTCCAAGGCCGATTACCTGCCGGTTGCCGGCAACCGCAACCTCGGCATTCCCACCACCTCGATACGCGGCACGCCGCCGGGTACGCCGGCCTGGAACGACGCGTGGACCACCGGCCTCAGTTACACCCATCACGACCTGGCGGGCATGGAACTGAAGGCGATGGTGTTCAACCAGGAATTTGAAGGCCTGTTTGGTGCGGACAATTCCTCCACCTTCCAGGACCCGTTGATCGCACCGGTCGGTACCCTGTACGACCAATCGCGCTCGACCGCCTCCAAGTGGGGTTCCAAGACCAGCCTGGGCCGCGATGACCTGCTCGGTGGCGACCTGAAGATCACTGCCGGCGTGGACACCCTGCGCGACAGTGGCAAGCAGGACCTGTACGGCACCGGTCGCACCTACGTGCCCGATTCGCGCTACAGCAGCGTGGCCGGTTTCGTGCAGGCGGACTACAAGCTGCTGCCGCAGCTGACCGTGCAGGGTGGCTGGCGCCGCGAAGAAGCCGACCTGCGCATCGACAGCTACACCACGCTGTACCGCTACAACCGCGTGGCCGTGCAGGGTGGAAAGCTGAAGTTCCAGCAGAACCTGCGCAACATCGGCCTGGTGTACGCGCCGACCGAACGCTTCAACACCTTCGCCAGTTACTCCGAAGGGTTCGGCATGCCCGATGTCGGCCGCGTGCTGCGTTCGATCAATACCCCGGGTACCGATGTCGAATCGTTGCGCTCACTGCAGCCGCTGCTGACGCGCAACAGCGAGATCGGCGTGCGCTACCGTTCTCCGTCGTGGGAGGCCGAAGCCAGCGCATTCCAGTCGCGCTCGGAGTACGGCACCCGCGTCATCGCCGTCGATGGTGCGTTCCAGCTTGCCCGCGAAAAGACCGCCATCGAAGGCCTCGACGCGAGCGTGCGCTACCGGCTCAATGATGCCCACCGGCTGGGACTGTCCTACGCCTGGACCCGCGGCCGCTACGACAGCAATGCCGATGGCCGGCTGGACGCGCGCCTGGATGGCCTGAACATCGCACCGAACCGTGTCATCGCCACATGGTCGGCGCAGTGGACGCCGGAACTGTCGAGCTTCCTGCAGGGGCAGTACGCCTTCAGCCGCAACTTCGACGAAGCCGCCAAGGAATTCAGCGGCTACGCGCTGTTCGATCTCGGCGTGGACTACCGGCTTGCCAGGGGCAAGGTGAACCTGGGCATCGCCAACCTGCTCGACCGCCAGTACATCACGTACTACTCGCAGAGCGCGCTGATTGAACCAGCGCGGTATTTCGCTGGGCGAGGGCGGACGGTGACCGTGGGTTACAGCCTGGACTTCTGA
- a CDS encoding isoprenylcysteine carboxylmethyltransferase family protein, which translates to MHLLETRIPPPLLMLLCGAMGYLLARVWPWPVLPVPGWIAVLVMLAGLALNLLPKLAFRRARTTVNPLRPAAATALVTEGIYRHTRNPMYLGQGLVLLGAMLWLGSAAALLVVPMFVGWITRFQIVPEEQVLSARFGVDYADFRRRVRRWG; encoded by the coding sequence ATGCACCTGCTGGAAACGCGGATTCCGCCGCCGCTGCTGATGCTGCTGTGCGGGGCGATGGGGTACCTGCTGGCCCGAGTCTGGCCGTGGCCTGTGTTGCCGGTGCCGGGTTGGATCGCGGTGCTGGTGATGCTGGCAGGGCTGGCCCTGAACCTGCTGCCGAAGCTGGCCTTCCGCCGCGCGCGCACCACGGTCAATCCTCTGCGCCCGGCCGCGGCTACCGCGCTGGTTACCGAAGGCATCTATCGCCACACCCGCAACCCGATGTACCTCGGGCAGGGGCTGGTGCTGCTGGGGGCCATGCTGTGGCTGGGCAGCGCTGCGGCACTGCTGGTGGTGCCGATGTTCGTCGGCTGGATCACCCGTTTCCAGATCGTGCCGGAGGAGCAGGTGCTGTCTGCCCGGTTCGGCGTGGACTACGCGGATTTCCGGCGCAGGGTACGGCGCTGGGGGTAG
- the smpB gene encoding SsrA-binding protein SmpB: MSKNSGKDKAKNATANKTIALNKRARHEYHIEERFEAGLALQGWEVKSIRAGRGNIIDAYAYVKQGEIFLIGAQITPLIQASTHVVANDRRERKLLLHRNEIDKLVGKVERDGYTIVPTAMYWSKNKIKLEVALAKGKQTHDKRDAAKDRDWAIEKQRVMRRGNRDA, from the coding sequence ATGAGCAAGAACAGCGGCAAGGATAAAGCAAAGAACGCGACGGCCAACAAAACCATCGCGTTGAACAAGCGTGCCCGCCACGAGTACCACATCGAGGAGCGCTTCGAGGCGGGCCTTGCGCTGCAGGGCTGGGAGGTCAAGTCGATCCGCGCCGGGCGCGGCAACATCATCGACGCCTATGCCTATGTGAAGCAGGGCGAAATCTTCCTGATCGGCGCACAGATCACCCCGTTGATCCAGGCCTCCACCCACGTGGTGGCCAACGACCGGCGCGAGCGCAAGCTGCTGCTGCACCGGAACGAGATCGACAAGCTGGTGGGCAAGGTCGAGCGTGATGGCTACACCATCGTGCCCACGGCCATGTACTGGAGCAAGAACAAGATCAAGCTGGAAGTGGCGCTGGCCAAGGGCAAGCAGACCCACGACAAGCGCGATGCCGCCAAAGACCGCGACTGGGCGATCGAGAAGCAGCGCGTGATGCGTCGCGGAAACCGCGACGCGTAA
- a CDS encoding type II toxin-antitoxin system RatA family toxin, whose translation MPTIRRSALVEHPAARMFDLVNDVQAYPRRFRWCSDARILEQGEDRLVARLDLGLGSFSTWFQTENTLQRPHSIDMQLRDGPFKQLHGRWEFHALAEDACKVTLTLEFEPKSRLLGPALAIGFQGLADRMVNDFVRVADEG comes from the coding sequence ATGCCTACTATCCGCCGCAGCGCCCTGGTCGAACATCCGGCCGCGCGTATGTTCGACCTGGTCAACGATGTCCAGGCCTACCCGCGCCGCTTCCGCTGGTGCTCGGACGCCCGCATCCTGGAACAGGGTGAGGACCGCCTGGTCGCCCGCCTGGATCTGGGCCTGGGTTCGTTCAGCACCTGGTTCCAGACCGAAAACACCCTGCAGCGCCCGCACAGCATCGATATGCAGCTGCGCGACGGCCCGTTCAAGCAGCTGCACGGCCGCTGGGAATTCCATGCGCTGGCCGAGGATGCCTGCAAGGTGACCCTGACCCTGGAATTCGAGCCGAAATCGCGCCTGCTGGGGCCGGCGCTGGCGATCGGTTTCCAGGGGCTGGCCGATCGCATGGTCAACGACTTCGTCCGCGTTGCCGACGAGGGCTGA
- a CDS encoding RnfH family protein, producing MIEVEVVLAWPQQVQSRRLQLPEGATVADAIAAADLDGSAGCPAVAVHGVLARPQQALLDGDRVELLRPLQADPKDNRRRRARGD from the coding sequence ATGATCGAGGTCGAGGTGGTGCTGGCCTGGCCGCAACAGGTGCAGTCACGCCGGCTGCAGCTGCCGGAAGGCGCGACCGTGGCCGATGCCATTGCCGCGGCCGACCTCGACGGCAGCGCCGGGTGCCCGGCCGTTGCCGTGCATGGCGTGCTGGCACGCCCACAGCAGGCATTGCTGGACGGTGATCGGGTGGAACTGCTGCGGCCACTGCAGGCCGACCCCAAGGACAACCGCCGGCGTCGCGCGCGCGGCGATTGA
- the bamE gene encoding outer membrane protein assembly factor BamE, translated as MRNLLLVAAVALSTTGCGIIYKQPIYQGNLIREDAVAKLQVGQSKQQVNALLGTPSVPDPFHAQRWDYTASQRVNRLGRSEVKNFTVYFENDVVTRWEGDYFPANDKALAQQTVRQFGRNLAKDKKKGR; from the coding sequence ATGCGCAATCTTCTGTTGGTCGCCGCCGTCGCCCTGTCCACCACCGGGTGCGGCATCATCTACAAGCAGCCCATCTATCAGGGCAACCTGATCCGGGAAGATGCCGTGGCCAAGCTGCAGGTCGGGCAAAGCAAGCAGCAGGTGAATGCGCTGCTGGGCACCCCGTCCGTGCCGGACCCCTTCCACGCCCAGCGTTGGGACTACACCGCCAGCCAGCGCGTGAACCGTCTCGGCCGCAGCGAAGTGAAGAACTTCACCGTGTACTTCGAGAACGATGTCGTCACCCGTTGGGAAGGCGACTACTTCCCGGCCAACGACAAGGCCCTGGCCCAGCAGACGGTCCGCCAGTTCGGCCGCAACCTGGCCAAGGACAAGAAGAAGGGCCGCTGA